In Vigna unguiculata cultivar IT97K-499-35 chromosome 3, ASM411807v1, whole genome shotgun sequence, a single genomic region encodes these proteins:
- the LOC114177970 gene encoding adagio protein 3, which translates to MAMAKEKEEDEGEVQTCGKRLKCTRNDEEDDDGVEAVEEEESELPLKPGIFFYPTTPTSFVVSDALEPDFPVIYVNKVFEISTGYRADEALGRNCRFLQYRDPRAQRRHPLVDPVVVSEIRRCLEEGVEFQGELLNFRKDGTPLVNRLRLAPIHDDDGTVTHVIGIQLFSEANIDLNRVSYPVFKETCNQEFDKNGKYSPKSGQCLYSQQQEMCGILQLSDEVLAHNILSRLTPRDVASIGSVCRRIRQLTKNEHVRKMVCQNAWGKEVTGTLELMTKKLGWGRLTRELTTLEAVCWRKLTVGGAVEPSRCNFSACAAGNRLVLFGGEGVDMQPMDDTFVLNLDAKNPEWRRVSVKSSPPGRWGHTLSCLNGSWLVVFGGCGRQGLLNDVFVLDLDAQQPTWREVCGGTPPLPRSWHSSCTIEGSKLVVSGGCTDAGVLLSDTYLLDLTTENPTWREIPTSWAPPSRLGHSLSVYGRTKLLMFGGLAKSGHLRLRSGEAYTIDLEDEQPQWRQLEYSAFTGLASQSGVVPPPRLDHVAVSMPCGRIIIFGGSIAGLHSPSQLFLLDPSEEKPSWRILNVPGQPPKFAWGHSTCVVGGTRVLVLGGHTGEEWILNELHELCLASRQDSDL; encoded by the exons atggctatggcaaaagagaaagaggaagacgAAGGGGAGGTTCAGACCTGTGGGAAGAGGTTGAAATGCACGaggaatgatgaagaagatgatgatggtgtTGAAGCTGTTGAGGAAGAAGAGAGTGAGCTTCCTCTGAAACCAGGGATTTTCTTCTACCCGACAACCCCAACTTCCTTTGTCGTCTCTGATGCTCTTGAACCTGATTTTCCGGTCATATATGTCAACAAGGTCTTTGAAATCTCCACCGGATATCGTGCTGACGAGGCCCTCGGTCGCAACTG TCGGTTCTTACAGTACAGAGATCCTCGAGCTCAGAGGAGACACCCATTGGTGGATCCTGTTGTTGTGTCCGAGATCAGAAGATGTCTCGAGGAAGGTGTTGAGTTCCAAGGTGAACTTTTGAATTTCAGAAAGGACGGCACGCCGTTGGTGAACAGACTAAGACTTGCACCAATCCACGACGATGACGGGACTGTGACACACGTAATAGGTATCCAACTATTTTCTGAGGCAAATATAGATCTGAACCGAGTCTCATATCCAGTATTCAAAGAGACTTGCAATCAGGAATTTGACAAGAATGGTAAATATTCTCCAAAGAGTGGACAATGCTTGTACAGCCAGCAGCAAGAGATGTGCGGCATTCTTCAGCTTTCTGACGAAGTATTGGCTCACAACATTTTGTCACGATTGACACCAAGGGATGTTGCATCCATCGGGTCTGTATGCAGAAGAATACGCCAATTAACAAAGAATGAGCATGTGAGGAAGATGGTATGTCAGAATGCGTGGGGCAAAGAAGTGACAGGAACATTGGAACTGATGACCAAGAAGTTAGGATGGGGTCGTCTGACTCGGGAACTCACCACCCTCGAAGCTGTTTGTTGGAGAAAACTCACAGTGGGAGGAGCAGTGGAGCCTTCACGCTGCAATTTCAGTGCTTGTGCTGCGGGAAACCGACTAGTGTTGTTCGGAGGCGAAGGGGTGGACATGCAACCGATGGATGACACTTTTGTTCTAAATCTCGACGCTAAAAATCCAGAATGGCGCAGGGTGAGTGTGAAATCATCCCCACCAGGAAGATGGGGCCACACGCTTTCATGTTTAAACGGTTCTTGGTTGGTGGTTTTTGGCGGCTGCGGAAGGCAAGGACTGCTCAATGATGTGTTCGTGCTTGATTTGGATGCTCAGCAGCCAACATGGAGGGAAGTATGCGGTGGAACGCCACCTCTTCCGAGATCATGGCATAGCTCTTGCACGATTGAAGGGTCGAAACTGGTGGTCTCCGGCGGGTGCACGGACGCCGGAGTACTTCTCAGTGACACGTATTTACTCGATCTGACAACAGAGAATCCGACATGGAGAGAGATTCCAACATCATGGGCGCCTCCATCACGGTTGGGGCACTCACTGTCGGTGTACGGAAGGACAAAGCTTCTGATGTTTGGTGGACTTGCGAAGAGTGGACACTTGCGGCTGCGATCAGGTGAGGCTTATACGATTGACTTGGAAGATGAACAGCCACAGTGGAGGCAGCTAGAGTATAGTGCATTCACGGGATTGGCAAGTCAAAGTGGTGTTGTTCCTCCTCCGAGATTGGATCATGTTGCTGTGAGCATGCCTTGTGGGAGGATCATTATATTTGGAGGTTCCATTGCGGGGCTTCACTCACCATCTCAGCTATTTCTCTTGGACCCTTCTGAAGAGAAACCATCATGGAGGATCCTGAATGTTCCAGGGCAACCACCGAAATTTGCTTGGGGTCATAGCACATGTGTGGTGGGAGGGACAAGGGTGCTGGTGTTGGGTGGACACACTGGGGAGGAGTGGATACTCAATGAGTTGCATGAGTTGTGCCTGGCTAGTCGTCAGGATTCTGACCTGTGA
- the LOC114178170 gene encoding dynamin-related protein 1C — translation MATMTSLIGLINKIQRACTVLGDYGGEGLSLWEALPSVAVVGGQSSGKSSVLESVVGRDFLPRGSGIVTRRPLVLQLHKTDNGTQEYAEFLHLPRKRFTDFAAVRKEIADETDRITGKTKQISNIPIQLSIYSPNVVNLTLIDLPGLTKVAVEGQQESIVQDIENMVRSYVEKPNCIILAISPANQDIATSDAIKIAREVDPSGERTFGVVTKLDLMDKGTNAVDVLEGRQYRLQHPWVGIVNRSQADINRNVDMIAARRKEREYFETSPEYGHLAHKMGSEYLAKLLSQHLEQVIRQKIPSIIALINKTIDELNAELDRIGRPIAVDSGAQLYTILEMCRAFDKVFKEHLEGGRPGGDRIYGVFDHQLPAALKKLPFDRHLSLKNVQRVVTEADGYQPHLIAPEQGYRRLIEGSIGYFKGPAEASVDAVHFVLKELVRKSIAETEELKRFPTLSNDIATAANEALEKFREESRKTVTRLVDMESSYLTVEFFRKIHFEPEKNPNGPPNPNRNGPPNMDSYTDNHLRKIGTNVSSYINMVCDTLKNTIPKAVVHCQVREAKRSLLNYFYVQVGKKEKEKLGAMLDEDPALMERRNQIAKRLELYKQARDDIDSVAWK, via the exons ATGGCGACGATGACGAGCTTGATCGGTCTCATCAATAAGATCCAACGAGCCTGCACCGTGTTAGGCGATTACGGCGGCGAGGGTTTATCGCTTTGGGAAGCTCTTCCATCCGTCGCCGTCGTCGGTGGCCAG AGTTCAGGAAAATCGTCGGTGCTTGAAAGCGTGGTCGGAAGAGATTTTCTGCCTCGTGGATCTG GTATTGTTACACGGAGACCGTTAGTGCTGCAACTTCACAAGACAGACAATGGGACGCAGGAGTATGCGGAGTTTCTTCACTTACCGAGAAAGAGATTCACTGACTTTG CTGCTGTGAGGAAGGAAATAGCAGATGAAACAGATCGTATAACTGGGAAGACAAAGCAAATTTCTAACATTCCAATTCAACTCAGCATTTATTCTCCAAATG TCGTAAACTTGACCCTCATAGATCTTCCTGGGCTGACAAAGGTTGCAGTAG AGGGACAGCAGGAGAGTATTGTTCAAGATATCGAAAACATGGTCCGCTCTTATGTTGAAAAG CCAAATTGCATTATCTTAGCTATCTCTCCTGCAAACCAAGATATTGCCACATCAGATGCCATAAAAATCGCACGAGAAGTTGACCCTTCAG GTGAAAGAACGTTTGGTGTTGTTACCAAACTTGATCTTATGGATAAAGGAACTAATGCAGTTGAT GTACTCGAGGGAAGGCAATACAGGCTGCAGCATCCATGGGTTGGAATTGTGAACCGTTCACAAGCTGATATTAATCGGAATGTTGACATGATTGCTGCTCGTAGGAAGGAGCGTGAATATTTTGAGACAAGTCCTGAATATGGACATTTGGCACATAAAATGGGATCAGAATATCTTGCTAAGCTTTTATCTCAG CATTTGGAGCAAGTTATCAGACAGAAAATACCAAGTATCATTGCCTTAATAAATAAGACTATTGACGAGCTAAATGCCGAGTTGGACCGTATAGGCAGACCAATTGCTGTGGATTCAGGG GCCCAACTATACACTATTTTAGAGATGTGTCGTGCATTTGACAAAGTATTTAAAGAGCACCTGGAAGGAGG CCGTCCTGGAGGGGACCGGATATACGGAGTTTTTGATCACCAATTACCAGCTGCTTTAAAAAAGCTTCCTTTTGATCGCCATCTTTCCCTGAAAAATGTCCAGAGGGTTGTCACTGAAGCTGATGGGTATCAACCCCATCTAATTGCTCCAGAGCAGGGTTACAGAAGACTCATTGAAGGATCTATAGGCTATTTCAAAGGCCCAGCTGAAGCCTCCGTGGATGCT GTTCACTTTGTTTTAAAGGAACTTGTACGGAAATCAATTGCAGAAACTGAG GAACTAAAAAGATTTCCAACACTTTCAAATGATATAGCAACTGCTGCAAATGAAGCTCTGGAAAAATTCCGAGAAGAAAGCAGGAAGACAGTTACACGGTTGGTTGATATGGAGTCTAGCTATCTAACAGTGGAGTTTTTCAGGAAGATTCATTTTGAACCAGAAAAGAATCCAAATGGACCACCAAATCCAAACCGGAATGGTCCCCCAAATATGGACAGTTATACTGACAATCACCTTCGCAAAATTG GAACAAACGTAAGTTCCTATATTAATATGGTTTGCGATACACTTAAGAATACCATACCCAAGGCTGTGGTTCATTGTCAAGTTAGAGAGGCTAAGCGATCTTTGTTGAACTACTTTTACGTTCAAGTTGGGAAGAAGGAG AAGGAAAAATTAGGTGCGATGTTGGATGAAGATCCAGCCCTTATGGAAAGGAGAAATCAAATAGCCAAAAGGCTTGAATTATACAAGCAAGCTAGGGATGACATTGACTCGGTGGCTTGGAAATAA